From the genome of Nakamurella flavida, one region includes:
- a CDS encoding sensor histidine kinase, whose protein sequence is MAVTGPPPRPDRSAWSDRVGLRLRITVLTTALLALIGALLLGLAYVLVGRVIAALPQFPPGTEVILEGRVVDAELASQIIVEEGRRTVLLVGFIAFPLQVIAGAVLAWILIGRALTPLTILTTAARDLSTSSLDQRIRLTGPRDEVAELSDTFDDMLDRLQGAFEAERRFVANASHELRTPLAVIRTEIDVTLSDPHADPAELRRMAEVVREATDGADRLLSALLVLARTQARGVSEIRPVDMALLVPGALHGIEIERAERGVHVTVDGGPCLVAGDPALLQRLVGNLVENAVRHNVPGGWLRVTTEPAPAVLVPAAAGATPAPIGGAEAGVDLGEPGVAYAALEVASSGPVVDAATVEEIFEPFRQGRRARTSHGGSGLGLSIVRAVVSAHDGLLWARPVDGGGLSIRVLLPAVDPATVATGPGAPGPLLMG, encoded by the coding sequence ATCGCGGTGACCGGTCCGCCGCCCCGACCGGACCGGTCGGCCTGGAGCGACCGGGTCGGTCTGCGGCTGCGTATCACCGTGCTGACCACGGCGCTGCTCGCCCTGATCGGCGCGTTGCTGCTGGGTCTGGCCTACGTGCTCGTCGGGCGGGTGATCGCCGCGCTGCCGCAGTTCCCCCCGGGCACCGAGGTGATCCTGGAGGGCCGGGTCGTCGACGCCGAGCTGGCCTCGCAGATCATCGTCGAGGAGGGTCGGCGGACCGTCCTGCTCGTCGGCTTCATCGCCTTCCCGCTGCAGGTCATCGCCGGGGCCGTGCTGGCGTGGATCCTGATCGGCCGGGCGCTGACCCCGCTGACCATCCTGACCACCGCCGCGCGGGATCTGTCGACGTCCTCGCTGGACCAACGGATCCGGCTCACCGGGCCACGGGACGAGGTCGCCGAACTGTCCGACACCTTCGACGACATGCTCGACCGGCTGCAGGGCGCGTTCGAGGCCGAGCGCCGGTTCGTCGCCAACGCCTCGCACGAGCTCCGCACCCCGCTGGCGGTGATCCGCACCGAGATCGACGTGACCCTGTCCGATCCGCATGCCGATCCGGCCGAGCTGCGCCGGATGGCCGAGGTGGTGCGCGAGGCCACCGACGGAGCCGACCGCCTGCTGTCCGCCCTGCTGGTGCTGGCGCGGACGCAGGCCCGCGGGGTGTCCGAGATCCGGCCGGTCGACATGGCCCTGCTCGTCCCCGGTGCACTGCACGGCATCGAGATCGAGCGGGCCGAGCGTGGGGTGCACGTCACGGTCGACGGCGGCCCCTGCCTGGTGGCCGGTGACCCCGCCTTGTTGCAACGGCTGGTCGGCAACCTCGTGGAGAACGCGGTGCGGCACAACGTGCCCGGGGGTTGGCTCCGGGTGACCACCGAGCCCGCCCCGGCCGTCCTCGTCCCCGCCGCAGCGGGCGCCACCCCCGCCCCGATCGGCGGCGCGGAGGCCGGTGTCGACCTTGGCGAACCGGGGGTCGCCTACGCGGCACTGGAGGTCGCCTCGTCCGGTCCGGTCGTCGACGCGGCCACCGTCGAGGAGATCTTCGAACCGTTCCGGCAGGGCCGCCGGGCCCGGACCTCGCACGGCGGCAGCGGTCTGGGCCTGTCCATCGTGCGGGCTGTGGTCAGCGCCCACGACGGGCTGCTGTGGGCGCGACCCGTCGACGGCGGCGGGCTCAGCATCCGGGTGCTGCTCCCGGCCGTCGACCCGGCCACCGTCGCGACCGGACCCGGCGCCCCCGGCCCGCTGCTGATGGGCTGA
- a CDS encoding response regulator transcription factor, which produces MRVLVVEDAQRLADAIARGLRAEGMAVDVAYDGTSGHEKATFTRYDVVVLDRDLPGMHGDDLLAELVSGGGLTRVLMLTASGGIEDRVDGLSLGADDYLSKPFAFPELVARVRALGRRATPATPPVLRIADVEIDPAKRTVTRAGRAVELTRKEFGVLEVLVSAGGSVVSSEDLLERVWDENADPFTTTVRVTVMTLRRKLGEPGVIDTVVGAGYRVTPTPSTPVETSAPAPAETGA; this is translated from the coding sequence ATGCGCGTACTGGTGGTCGAGGACGCCCAGCGACTGGCCGATGCCATCGCCCGGGGACTGCGGGCCGAGGGCATGGCCGTGGACGTGGCCTACGACGGTACGTCCGGCCACGAGAAGGCCACCTTCACCCGGTACGACGTGGTCGTGCTGGATCGCGACCTGCCCGGCATGCACGGCGACGACCTGCTCGCCGAGCTGGTCTCCGGCGGCGGACTGACGCGCGTGCTCATGCTCACCGCCTCCGGTGGGATCGAGGACCGGGTCGACGGGCTGTCCCTCGGCGCCGACGACTACCTGTCCAAGCCGTTCGCGTTCCCCGAGCTGGTCGCCCGGGTACGTGCACTCGGCCGGCGCGCCACTCCGGCCACCCCGCCGGTGCTGCGCATCGCCGATGTCGAGATCGACCCGGCCAAGCGCACGGTCACCCGGGCCGGCCGCGCGGTCGAGCTGACCCGCAAGGAGTTCGGCGTGCTGGAGGTGCTGGTGTCCGCCGGCGGCTCGGTCGTCTCCAGCGAGGATCTGCTCGAGCGGGTGTGGGACGAGAACGCCGATCCGTTCACCACCACCGTGCGGGTCACCGTGATGACCCTGCGCCGCAAGCTCGGCGAACCGGGTGTCATCGACACCGTGGTCGGCGCCGGCTACCGGGTCACCCCGACCCCGTCCACCCCGGTGGAGACGTCCGCGCCGGCGCCCGCCGAGACCGGCGCCTGA
- the dxs gene encoding 1-deoxy-D-xylulose-5-phosphate synthase — MPVLGRVTSPADVRAMSVADLNRLAQEIRTFLVEKVSRRGGHLGPNLGVVELTLALHRVFDSPADPLIFDTGHQAYVHKIVTGRAGEFDRLRTRGGLSGYPSRAESVHDWVENSHASTSLSYADGLAKAFALRGERDRTAVAVIGDGALTGGMAWEALNNIAAGQDRPLVVVLNDNGRSYAPTTGGMAQRMAALRLKPGYERFLGQVKSTLPRTPVVGGPLYGMLHAAKTAMKDWLLPPTMFADLGLKYLGPIDGHDIVELETALRRAKGYRGPVLVHVLTSKGQGYAPARDDEAEQMHSPPAFDPLTGKPVAAATATWTATFGREMVRIGTERPDVVAITAAMSGPTGLQPFGAAFPDRLFDVGIAEQHAMTSAAGLAMGGMHPVVAVYATFLNRAFDQLLMDVALHSLPVTVVLDRAGVTGEDGPSHHGMWDMSLAGLVPGLRLAAPRDAVTLAEELAEAIDTDDGPTVLRFPKGAVPASVPALRRVDGVDVLAEPAAGQDPHVLLVAVGGFAAMAVEVSERLGAQGIGVTVVDPRWVLPVPTALVALAAGHRLVVTVEDGGRSGGIGAAIADLLTGSGIPVRCWTLPQEFLEPAPRAELLGDLGLSAQSIARGITEEFAGQGDHSGQDSARGSSTDSGSPAPGASRTAPTGGHPTGSDN, encoded by the coding sequence ATGCCGGTGTTGGGCCGGGTCACCTCACCGGCCGATGTCCGGGCGATGTCGGTCGCGGACCTGAACCGACTGGCCCAGGAGATCCGGACGTTCCTGGTCGAGAAGGTGTCCCGCCGCGGCGGGCACCTCGGCCCCAACCTGGGTGTGGTGGAGCTGACGCTGGCCCTGCACCGGGTGTTCGACTCGCCCGCCGACCCGTTGATCTTCGACACCGGGCACCAGGCGTACGTGCACAAGATCGTCACCGGCCGGGCCGGCGAGTTCGACCGGCTGCGGACCCGGGGCGGTCTGTCCGGGTATCCCAGCCGCGCCGAGTCCGTCCACGACTGGGTGGAGAATTCGCATGCCTCCACGTCGCTGTCCTACGCCGACGGGCTGGCCAAGGCGTTCGCACTGCGCGGGGAGCGGGACCGCACCGCCGTCGCCGTCATCGGTGACGGGGCTCTCACCGGCGGGATGGCCTGGGAGGCGCTGAACAACATCGCCGCCGGGCAGGACCGTCCGCTCGTGGTCGTGCTGAACGACAACGGCCGGTCCTACGCACCGACCACCGGTGGCATGGCCCAGCGGATGGCCGCGCTGCGACTCAAGCCCGGGTACGAGCGATTCCTCGGCCAGGTCAAGTCGACCCTCCCGCGGACCCCCGTCGTCGGCGGGCCGCTCTACGGGATGCTGCACGCGGCGAAGACGGCGATGAAGGACTGGCTGCTGCCGCCGACCATGTTCGCCGATCTGGGCCTGAAGTACCTGGGCCCCATCGATGGTCACGACATCGTCGAGCTGGAGACGGCGTTGCGCCGGGCCAAGGGCTACCGCGGTCCGGTCCTGGTCCACGTGCTGACCAGCAAGGGACAGGGGTACGCCCCGGCCCGGGACGACGAGGCCGAGCAGATGCACTCGCCGCCGGCCTTCGATCCGCTCACCGGCAAGCCGGTGGCCGCCGCCACCGCGACCTGGACGGCGACGTTCGGCCGGGAGATGGTGCGGATCGGCACCGAGCGACCCGACGTCGTCGCCATCACCGCGGCCATGTCCGGCCCGACCGGTCTGCAGCCGTTCGGCGCGGCCTTCCCGGACCGCCTGTTCGACGTGGGCATCGCCGAGCAGCACGCGATGACCTCGGCGGCCGGCCTGGCCATGGGCGGCATGCACCCGGTGGTGGCCGTCTACGCCACCTTCCTGAACCGGGCGTTCGACCAGCTGCTGATGGACGTGGCCCTGCACTCGCTGCCCGTCACCGTGGTGCTGGACCGGGCCGGGGTCACCGGCGAGGACGGCCCCAGCCATCACGGCATGTGGGACATGTCGTTGGCCGGTCTGGTCCCCGGGCTGCGGCTGGCCGCGCCCCGCGACGCGGTCACCCTGGCCGAGGAGCTCGCCGAGGCGATCGACACCGACGACGGCCCGACCGTGCTGCGCTTCCCGAAGGGCGCCGTCCCGGCGTCCGTGCCGGCGCTGCGCCGGGTCGACGGGGTCGACGTGCTCGCCGAACCGGCCGCCGGCCAGGACCCGCACGTGCTGCTCGTCGCCGTGGGCGGCTTCGCGGCCATGGCCGTCGAGGTGTCCGAACGCCTGGGCGCCCAGGGCATCGGGGTGACCGTGGTCGACCCGCGCTGGGTGCTGCCCGTGCCGACCGCACTCGTCGCGTTGGCCGCCGGGCACCGCCTGGTGGTCACCGTCGAGGACGGCGGTCGCTCCGGGGGTATCGGCGCGGCCATCGCCGATCTGCTCACCGGCAGCGGCATCCCGGTGCGCTGCTGGACGCTGCCGCAGGAGTTCCTCGAACCCGCGCCCCGGGCCGAGCTGCTCGGCGATCTCGGGCTCTCGGCCCAGTCCATCGCCCGGGGCATCACCGAGGAGTTCGCCGGGCAGGGCGACCACTCCGGGCAGGACTCCGCCCGGGGCTCCTCCACCGACAGCGGCTCCCCGGCGCCGGGTGCATCCCGCACCGCGCCCACCGGGGGCCACCCGACCGGATCGGACAACTGA
- a CDS encoding glycerophosphodiester phosphodiesterase, with the protein MNPLRRNGPTPLVIAHRGASSVAPENTLPAFEAGWAAGAAWVECDVQPTMDGVPVLLHDDELDRTTTGTGPVRERSAREIAALDAGAWFGAAFAGTPVPRFADLLTRLDATRRVLLEIKGEHSRGQVRTLLREIRTAGHDHRVVLQSFERAALGHARDLDPHRPLGLLVEDVDGDPVEVCRRLGVQAYNPPAAQLTGRPGLVDALHAADVAVAAWTSDDPREWAALTGCGVDAIITNRPAELVAWQAAAPR; encoded by the coding sequence ATGAACCCCCTGCGGCGCAACGGGCCGACCCCGCTGGTGATCGCCCACCGGGGCGCCTCGTCCGTCGCCCCGGAGAACACGCTCCCCGCCTTCGAGGCCGGCTGGGCGGCCGGCGCGGCCTGGGTGGAGTGCGACGTGCAGCCCACCATGGACGGGGTCCCGGTGCTGCTGCACGACGACGAACTGGACCGGACGACCACCGGCACCGGTCCGGTCAGGGAGCGCTCGGCCCGGGAGATCGCAGCGCTGGACGCCGGTGCGTGGTTCGGCGCGGCCTTCGCCGGCACCCCGGTCCCCCGGTTCGCCGACCTGCTGACCCGACTCGACGCCACCCGACGGGTGTTGCTGGAGATCAAGGGCGAGCACTCCCGCGGGCAGGTCCGCACCCTGCTGCGGGAGATCCGCACCGCCGGGCACGACCACCGGGTCGTGCTCCAGTCGTTCGAGCGGGCCGCTCTCGGGCACGCCCGGGACCTGGACCCGCACCGCCCGCTCGGCCTGCTCGTCGAGGACGTCGACGGCGATCCGGTCGAGGTGTGCCGGCGGCTCGGCGTGCAGGCCTACAACCCGCCGGCGGCGCAGCTCACCGGGCGGCCCGGGCTCGTCGACGCCCTGCACGCCGCCGATGTCGCCGTGGCCGCCTGGACCAGCGACGACCCCCGGGAATGGGCCGCGCTCACCGGGTGCGGGGTAGACGCGATCATCACCAACCGGCCCGCCGAGCTGGTCGCCTGGCAGGCCGCGGCGCCGCGCTGA
- a CDS encoding class I SAM-dependent RNA methyltransferase, producing MSAPVLTQPVPAADDLTPGMVVRVDIGPVAHGGHCVARYDGRVMFVRHALPGEVALVRITEAKAGSFGRADAVEILQADPERVDAPCAHFHPGGCGGCDFQHASPDLQRRLKAEVLAEQLHRLAKIDRPVTVEALPGDGFGWRTRVRWALDPDGRMGPRSYRSHRVQAVNLSAPCLIAAPGLNELAATLDGPPGGRPTAPTGPARRPVRRAPAGRHRRPELPEVTLVRTQDGERLAVWAGQPGAEISEHVADRDFVVAADGFWQVHPAAAQTLVDAVLTALDGVDLVGGTGWDLYGGVGVFAELLADAVGITGSVVSVEGDARATALAQRNLARHPQARAVHSSVEDALAGLGDEVDVIVLDPPRSGAGRKVCAELAARRPAVIVYVACDPAALARDAAALAEAGYVMTDLRAFDAFPQTHHLECVARFAPA from the coding sequence ATGAGTGCACCCGTGCTGACCCAGCCGGTCCCGGCCGCCGACGACCTGACCCCCGGGATGGTGGTCCGGGTCGACATCGGCCCGGTCGCCCACGGCGGCCACTGCGTCGCCCGCTACGACGGCCGGGTGATGTTCGTCCGGCACGCGCTGCCCGGCGAGGTCGCGCTGGTGCGCATCACCGAGGCCAAGGCCGGTTCCTTCGGCCGGGCCGACGCCGTGGAGATCCTGCAGGCCGACCCGGAGCGGGTGGACGCACCCTGCGCCCATTTCCACCCCGGTGGCTGCGGGGGCTGCGACTTCCAGCACGCGTCGCCCGATCTGCAACGCCGGCTCAAGGCCGAGGTGCTGGCCGAGCAGCTGCACCGACTGGCCAAAATCGACCGCCCGGTGACGGTGGAGGCCCTGCCCGGCGACGGTTTCGGCTGGCGCACCCGGGTGCGTTGGGCGCTGGATCCGGACGGACGGATGGGTCCCCGCTCCTACCGTTCGCACCGCGTGCAGGCGGTCAACCTGTCGGCGCCGTGCCTGATCGCCGCGCCGGGGCTCAACGAACTGGCCGCGACCCTGGACGGGCCGCCCGGTGGTCGCCCGACCGCCCCCACCGGCCCGGCCCGGCGTCCGGTCCGCCGCGCCCCCGCCGGCCGCCACCGCCGGCCCGAACTGCCCGAGGTCACCCTGGTGCGCACCCAGGACGGTGAGCGGCTGGCCGTCTGGGCCGGTCAGCCCGGAGCGGAGATCTCCGAGCACGTCGCCGACCGGGACTTCGTGGTCGCCGCGGACGGCTTCTGGCAGGTCCACCCGGCCGCCGCGCAGACCCTCGTCGACGCGGTGCTGACCGCGCTGGACGGCGTCGACCTGGTCGGCGGCACCGGCTGGGACCTGTACGGCGGGGTCGGGGTGTTCGCCGAGCTGCTGGCCGACGCCGTCGGGATCACCGGATCGGTGGTCAGCGTGGAGGGCGACGCCCGGGCCACCGCACTCGCCCAGCGCAATCTCGCCCGGCACCCGCAGGCCCGGGCCGTGCACTCCTCGGTGGAGGACGCGCTGGCCGGTCTGGGCGACGAGGTCGACGTCATCGTCCTCGATCCGCCGCGGTCCGGCGCCGGCCGGAAGGTGTGCGCGGAACTGGCCGCCCGCCGCCCCGCGGTGATCGTCTACGTGGCCTGCGACCCGGCCGCGCTGGCCCGGGACGCCGCCGCGCTGGCCGAGGCCGGCTACGTGATGACCGACCTCCGCGCGTTCGACGCCTTTCCGCAGACCCACCACCTGGAGTGCGTGGCCCGCTTCGCCCCGGCCTGA